In Candidatus Nomurabacteria bacterium, a genomic segment contains:
- a CDS encoding M24 family metallopeptidase, which produces MIKILAQETAIKKTAKVWPLFLQQVKLGLSERQVSRLLRRLLLSEGLDRRAFPFIVAASEQAAEPHHVPNGRVLQAGDSIKIDFGVTYESWKTDITRTVFLGKPSAEQKALYTLVLRAQERAAQKLRPGIPARDIDDICRGVIAKAGFGKFFIHSTGHGVGRAIHEPPYLTPSRRGNRLLAVGDVVTIEPGIYIKDKIGIRIEDMYEITATGARDLSAGIPKDLNSNVLI; this is translated from the coding sequence ATGATTAAAATACTTGCTCAAGAAACTGCGATAAAAAAGACTGCAAAAGTTTGGCCCTTGTTTTTACAACAAGTAAAGCTTGGATTAAGCGAGCGCCAAGTGAGCCGATTATTACGCCGTCTGCTTCTGAGCGAAGGACTTGACCGGCGTGCTTTTCCATTTATTGTCGCAGCCAGTGAACAGGCAGCGGAGCCTCATCATGTTCCAAATGGTCGCGTGCTCCAAGCTGGTGATAGTATTAAAATAGATTTTGGCGTTACCTACGAAAGCTGGAAAACTGATATCACCCGCACTGTCTTCCTGGGCAAGCCAAGCGCAGAACAGAAAGCACTCTACACCTTAGTCCTTCGCGCACAGGAGCGTGCCGCCCAAAAACTTCGTCCAGGTATACCTGCCCGGGATATTGATGATATATGTCGTGGAGTGATTGCCAAAGCCGGTTTTGGCAAATTCTTTATTCACTCCACGGGCCATGGCGTCGGCCGAGCAATTCACGAGCCGCCGTATCTCACTCCTTCGCGTCGCGGAAATCGCTTACTGGCCGTTGGGGACGTGGTGACTATCGAGCCTGGCATTTATATCAAAGACAAGATCGGCATCCGTATCGAGGATATGTATGAAATTACTGCGACTGGTGCGCGGGACTTGAGCGCGGGGATACCGAAAGACCTCAATTCAAACGTACTTATATAG
- a CDS encoding riboflavin kinase, which yields MLKHNAQHFSGRTMRGEGIATTTTGYPTLNLDRRTLQGTLPKRGLWSCWASLHGKRYPATLIIGVPYQRKKRKHGKVEVHILGTVKVRAGTRVEVHLVDWIRALIPYTTVEALQKQIAKDLRTARHQLKLK from the coding sequence ATGTTGAAACATAACGCTCAGCACTTCTCTGGCCGCACTATGCGAGGTGAAGGTATTGCTACGACAACAACTGGCTACCCCACTCTTAATCTTGACCGACGCACACTACAAGGCACCTTGCCTAAAAGGGGCCTCTGGTCCTGTTGGGCTAGCCTCCACGGTAAGCGCTACCCTGCCACCCTGATCATCGGTGTGCCCTATCAACGAAAGAAGCGGAAACACGGCAAGGTGGAGGTCCACATCCTTGGTACGGTGAAAGTACGCGCTGGCACTCGCGTGGAAGTACACCTGGTTGATTGGATTCGAGCCCTTATTCCCTATACCACGGTTGAGGCACTGCAAAAGCAAATCGCGAAGGACCTCCGCACTGCCCGCCATCAACTTAAGCTAAAATGA
- a CDS encoding YraN family protein — translation MPSPTQQRGKLAEDFVAQWLQQQHYEILDQHYTCRFGEIDIIARKNDTLIFIEVRARKTSAFGDVLQSMSQSKQQRLAAAIEDYRNTHPQYQKMLYQCDLVAVNPINNALQHYPHLSLDVET, via the coding sequence ATGCCATCCCCAACCCAACAGCGTGGAAAACTTGCGGAGGATTTTGTGGCACAATGGCTGCAACAACAGCACTACGAAATCCTCGACCAGCACTACACCTGTCGCTTTGGGGAAATTGATATTATTGCACGAAAGAACGATACGCTTATTTTTATTGAAGTACGAGCTCGGAAAACAAGCGCATTTGGTGACGTGCTACAATCCATGAGCCAATCTAAGCAACAACGCTTAGCAGCAGCGATCGAAGACTATCGCAATACGCACCCTCAATATCAAAAAATGCTTTATCAATGTGATTTAGTTGCGGTTAATCCCATCAATAACGCACTTCAACATTATCCTCACTTAAGCCTCGATGTTGAAACATAA
- a CDS encoding class I SAM-dependent methyltransferase — MDQSSEAGILKPGLILRSTGLEFGMAVADFGCGGTGPFTMEAAKIAGNQGKVYAVDILKSSLSALMARVRLAGYTNVIPVWSNLERFGAAKAIHDGSVDFGIVANALYQSSHPEAVLKEVFRTLKGGGRALVIEWNTGRATIGPTEKELVPADQIRSYLEKLGARELEFFDAGLYHYGMVIEKVGRAPSS, encoded by the coding sequence ATGGATCAGAGTTCCGAAGCCGGAATACTTAAACCTGGACTTATCCTTCGCAGCACTGGACTCGAGTTTGGTATGGCTGTGGCTGATTTTGGCTGCGGCGGAACAGGACCCTTCACTATGGAGGCTGCGAAAATTGCCGGGAATCAAGGTAAGGTCTATGCAGTGGATATTTTAAAGTCCTCGCTCTCAGCCCTTATGGCTCGTGTTCGTCTGGCTGGCTACACGAATGTCATCCCGGTTTGGTCTAACCTAGAACGCTTCGGAGCCGCGAAGGCGATCCACGATGGCTCGGTTGATTTTGGCATTGTGGCCAACGCTCTCTATCAAAGCTCTCACCCTGAAGCAGTACTCAAGGAAGTTTTTCGTACTCTGAAGGGTGGAGGTCGGGCCTTAGTGATTGAGTGGAATACTGGCCGAGCAACTATTGGACCAACAGAGAAAGAGCTGGTCCCGGCCGATCAAATCCGTTCCTATCTTGAAAAGCTAGGTGCCCGAGAGCTTGAATTTTTTGATGCCGGACTCTATCACTACGGAATGGTTATAGAGAAAGTCGGTCGAGCACCAAGCAGCTAA
- a CDS encoding ribonuclease HII, producing the protein MARQYLRSDHEQKLWQQGYQAIVGLDEAGRGALAGPIVAGAVIFHPGTHIEGIHDSKVLSPKARAERYEEITSQAKAWSVGVVSHRAIDQRGIAYANRQAFVLALQGLSLQPDYILSDAFPVQQVDIPYQAIIDGDAKVFSIAAASIIAKVYRDNLLCQADKKWPVYGFAQHKGYGTAAHIDAIQKHGVAPFHRKSFIHIES; encoded by the coding sequence ATGGCTAGACAATACCTCCGAAGCGATCATGAGCAAAAGCTTTGGCAGCAAGGTTACCAAGCCATTGTTGGACTAGATGAAGCAGGCCGGGGAGCACTGGCCGGCCCGATTGTGGCTGGGGCTGTAATATTTCATCCCGGGACACATATTGAGGGAATTCACGATTCAAAAGTGCTCAGCCCAAAAGCCAGAGCGGAACGCTATGAGGAGATTACCAGCCAGGCAAAGGCCTGGAGTGTTGGGGTGGTGAGTCATAGGGCCATTGATCAACGAGGAATTGCCTATGCTAACCGCCAAGCCTTTGTCCTCGCCTTACAAGGCTTAAGCCTGCAGCCTGATTACATTCTTTCTGACGCCTTCCCTGTGCAGCAGGTAGATATTCCCTATCAAGCAATTATCGACGGTGATGCCAAGGTGTTTAGTATTGCTGCGGCTTCGATAATTGCCAAAGTATATCGCGACAACCTCCTGTGCCAGGCTGACAAAAAATGGCCAGTATATGGATTTGCCCAACATAAAGGATATGGCACCGCAGCACATATCGATGCCATACAAAAGCACGGTGTCGCGCCATTTCATCGAAAAAGCTTCATTCATATCGAGTCCTAA
- a CDS encoding CoA-binding protein → MDLSRFLQKNFRYAVIGSVYNPEKYGHKVLLDLQSAGLRVFGIHPQAGEVEGISIYSSLREIPGKIDVVVFVIKADDGLRVLDEIEELGIDKVWFQPGAEDERIRQKITQLHLDGVADGSCIMVARRTLGIHG, encoded by the coding sequence ATGGATCTCTCTCGATTTCTGCAAAAAAATTTCCGCTACGCAGTCATAGGCTCAGTATATAATCCGGAAAAGTACGGACACAAAGTTTTACTCGATCTCCAGAGTGCTGGTCTGCGGGTTTTTGGCATACACCCTCAGGCAGGCGAAGTAGAAGGCATCTCTATTTACTCCTCACTTCGGGAAATACCAGGGAAGATTGACGTAGTAGTTTTTGTTATTAAGGCTGATGATGGACTTCGGGTACTTGATGAGATAGAGGAGCTCGGTATCGACAAAGTCTGGTTCCAACCCGGAGCTGAGGATGAACGCATTCGTCAAAAAATAACGCAACTGCATCTTGACGGAGTAGCTGATGGTTCCTGCATTATGGTAGCTCGTCGTACTCTAGGCATCCATGGCTAG